A single window of Nicotiana tomentosiformis chromosome 1, ASM39032v3, whole genome shotgun sequence DNA harbors:
- the LOC104115426 gene encoding cysteine-tryptophan domain-containing zinc finger protein 3 isoform X2, with the protein MYLFSYSVKDEKLHNVLGHFQKDFEGGVSAENLGSRFGGYGSFLPTYQRSPSSSHPRTPPEPNNFNRQISPNNPLPEGGRHTSLGSSCTSLSGRPVASSARSATGPAPRAPPFNGERNSAVPPTRLEDSNSKIKKVKKPRNASDLKTLKVRIKVGTNNLSTQKNAEIYSGLGLDDSPSSSLDGSPVESEGVSHDLQVSPDESPTSILQIMTAHPMHDILLLSPLSTELISLTEKEKLWGQCGYEGKKKASLETSSVLANSTHHANGEASEARKLKIYDKDALAKGKGNDNQNGSALLSKKAIDTDALACEELVSNALKLPLLSNPYPNFLDPPKDAEKTVDSSRSASKGKTTEASFERASKKSLLPVAAIDTNFVEVSGGKVSSSRRSMEIKGTNCNNHSSGNMKKEDNNEEEEADDSSIAGQTKDRNAPNADVVSPLKQSSRQKSSSKNEDVMKLAPEKELFTSGDAMKSKGTRCHNAQSTEVVKDGLVADSSIASKGKKTSSSNILVSKSDSEDMKKNLARDKYKEFFGDVELELEDAETGLEKIHSKEMLKGSDAISKKRLERNSSMKESVNGRKTEKPLASTEHPRLASNEAPHNVCGSNPAAPPGAVAPLVKEDWVCCDKCQIWRLLPLGTNPDSLPKKWVCRMQTWLPGMNRCGISEEETTKALRALYQVPMSGATAPASDKQHSQLEYLGGALSGLTSIDTLHASQDHQKVGLQAVDAGGKKIYGSKGVSSATKEGSLSSNCVKRSHQGTPNSRSSNGTTNSPDDENGHELVGLPNSSIMEKQRHKQKEKRTSLENHSNGGIKSSKMRNISETDLDGSTAKKFKRDDVHYDDDRIGEKPGQSSSTGLSNSGSEKVRDKYKYKNSKADSMKNLSSAKNPENHTLDGSVHKCDSKDSLKKRKRSEHQNSEAQTPRDIVEETCDNDCRKEKKARISRSGGKDSSRSRASGGTDGKGSKKEERVGQDLDSTLSQRSADAADSSKRNLSALQPSVAATSSSSKVSGSHKNRASLQELKGSPVESVSSSPLRITNTDKFSSTKRNPKRKDDRKNARSTPRRSSFGENDRGSNRSGMIKKDEASNGKHHGLESSELAYQEKDVLDVSDPTIKAKITGSDFATRRDTVVRTENSDQGLDNERRKSSQFHNNGSTSKDEMVSLSQRKEKNRTVRSDSGKRRSKDPDVSNESSDRKLDEGKLTSGRNKFEDKAGAGSDGLQQGSKKDPAGKLLNENLKGDLQSKFGDHDGAEVKLDVISSLDKRQAALIDRDDGKSFRKLASDKTERTEVFERGKAHLASPSTRGQNETVPFSQPVPAFKKEGAANSLAVDTFEGEMLNTSRQGKKSESHPGIPSSMRHSTPPAHKVRDPDARSPIRKDSTSQAAANAIKEATNLKHLADRLKNSGSSESTSLYFQATLKFLHGASLLESCNDSAKHSEMNQSRQIYSSTAKLCEFVAHEYEKLKDMAAVALAYKCLEVAYMRVIYSSHFNANRYRNELQTALQIFPPGESPSSSASDVDNLNNPTTVDKAALTKGVASPQVAGTHVVSARNRASFTRLLNFAQEVTLAMDASRKSRVAFAAAYPGLSDTQCKEPALSVKKALDFNFQDVDGLLRLVRVAMEAISR; encoded by the exons ATGTATCTATTCTCTTACTCTGTCAAGGATGAGAAACTCCACAATGTTTTGGGACATTTTCAAAAGGATTTTGAAGGTGGAGTTTCAGCTGAGAATCTGG GGTCAAGATTTGGCGGGTATGGTTCATTTTTACCTACTTATCAGCGTTCTCCCTCTTCGTCTCATCCAAGGACTCCACCAGAACCCAACAACTTTAACAGACAAATATCACCAAACAATCCGCTCCCTGAG GGTGGTCGCCATACCTCATTAGGATCATCATGCACTTCTCTCTCTGGAAGGCCTGTAGCATCTTCTGCCCGTTCAGCAACAGGACCTGCACCTAGGGCTCCACCATTTAACGGGGAAAGAAATTCTGCCGTACCACCTACTCGGTTGGAAGACTCCAATTCGAAAATTAAAAAAGTGAAAAAGCCAAGAAATGCATCTGACCTGAAAACGCTTAAGGTGCGTATCAAAGTTGGCACCAACAATTTGTCGACCCAAAAGAATGCAGAAATCTACAGTGGGCTTGGGCTTGATGATTCTCCATCATCATCGCTGGATGGTAGCCCTGTGGAGAGTGAAGGGGTATCCCATGACTTACAGGTTTCCCCAGATGAATCCCCTACTAGTATACTGCAG ATTATGACCGCGCATCCAATGCATGATATCTTATTGTTATCCCCCCTCTCAACTGAGTTAATTAGCTTGACTGAAAAAGAAAAGCTTTGGGGACAATGTGGATATGAAGggaagaaaaaggcaagccttgAAACTTCTTCGGTATTAGCAAACAGTACTCATCATGCAAATGGAGAAGCTTCAGAAgcaaggaaattgaaaatttatgaCAAAGATGCCTTGGCAAAGGGCAAAGGCAATGATAATCAAAATGGTAGTGCCTTATTATCAAAGAAGGCGATCGATACTGATGCTCTTGCATGTGAAGAACTTGTTTCGAATGCTTTGAAACTCCCTCTTTTATCTAATCCATACCCTAATTTTCTGGATCCTCCAAAAGATGCAGAGAAGACAGTTGACAGTTCAAGGTCAGCCAGTAAGGGTAAAACAACAGAAGCATCCTTTGAGCGGGCATCCAAGAAATCTTTGCTGCCTGTCGCTGCAATAGACACAAATTTTGTTGAAGTGTCTGGTGGAAAGGTTTCCTCATCTAGGAGAAGTATGGAAATTAAAGGGACAAATTGTAATAATCACAGTTCAGGAAACATGAAGAAAGAAGACAACAATGAAGAGGAAGAAGCTGACGATTCATCCATTGCTGGGCAGACTAAAGACAGGAATGCACCAAATGCAGATGTGGTTAGTCCCCTCAAACAGTCATCTCGTCAGAAAAGCTCCTCCAAAAATGAGGATGTAATGAAACTGGCTCCTGAAAAGGAACTGTTCACATCTGGAGACGCAATGAAATCCAAAGGAACACGATGTCATAATGCCCAAAGCACAGAGGTAGTAAAAGATGGTTTAGTTGCTGATTCTTCCATAGCATCTAAGGGTAAGAAAACCTCTTCTAGCAACATCCTCGTATCCAAAAGTGATTCAGAGGACATGAAAAAGAACCTGGCCAGGGATAAATACAAAGAATTCTTCGGTGATGTAGAACTCGAACTAGAAGATGCTGAAACTGGTTTGGAGAAAATTCATTCAAAGGAAATGCTCAAGGGTTCTGATGCAATCAGTAAGAAGAGACTTGAACGTAATAGCTCAATGAAGGAAAGTGTTAATGGTAGGAAAACTGAGAAGCCGCTTGCTTCCACTGAGCATCCTAGGTTGGCTTCAAATGAGGCTCCTCACAATGTTTGTGGATCCAATCCTGCTGCACCTCCAGGAGCAGTGGCTCCTTTAGTTAAAGAAGATTGGGTATGTTGTGACAAGTGTCAGATTTGGCGTCTACTGCCACTTGGCACAAATCCTGACAGTCTCCCAAAGAAGTGGGTTTGTAGAATGCAAACCTGGCT GCCCGGAATGAACCGTTGTGGTATCAGTGAAGAGGAAACAACGAAGGCTCTAAGAGCCCTTTACCAGGTGCCGATGAGTGGTGCTACTGCCCCTGCTTCTGACAAACAACATAGTCAGCTTGAGTATCTTGGTGGGGCACTCTCGGGGCTAACTTCTATTGATACTTTGCATGCCAGCCAAGACCACCAAAAAGTAGGTTTGCAAGCTGTTGATGCTGGTGGGAAGAAAATCTATGGATCAAAAGGCGTGTCAAGTGCAACCAAAGAAGGTTCACTGTCTTCAAATTGTGTCAAAAGAAGCCATCAGGGGACCCCAAATAGTAGAAGCTCGAATGGTACTACCAATTCTCCTGATGATGAAAATGGGCATGAACTGGTGGGTTTGCCAAATAGCTCAATCATGGAGAAGCAGAGACATAAACAAAAAGAGAAGAGAACATCACTTGAGAACCATTCTAATGGGG GGATCAAAAGTTCGAAGATGAGGAACATTAGCGAGACGGATTTGGATGGTTCGACAGCTAAAAAGTTCAAGAGAGATGATGTACATTATGATGATGACCGCATTGGGGAAAAACCAGGACAGAGCTCAAGCACTGGTTTGTCAAACAGTGGATCAGAAAAGGTCAGGGATAAATATAAATACAAGAACTCAAAGGCGGATTCAATGAAAAACTTGTCTTCAGCAAAAAATCCAGAAAACCATACTCTGGATGGTTCAGTCCATAAATGTGATAGTAAAGACTCCCTTAAGAAGAGAAAACGGAGCGAACACCAGAATTCTGAGGCACAAACTCCCCGAGATATTGTGGAAGAGACATGTGATAACGACTGCaggaaagaaaagaaagcaaGGATCTCCAGGTCTGGGGGGAAAGACTCCAGCAGAAGCAGAGCTAGTGGAGGAACTGATGGAAAAGGTAGTAAGAAGGAAGAGCGAGTCGGACAAGATCTAGATAGCACTCTATCTCAGCGTAGTGCAGATGCTGCAGATTCTTCAAAAAGGAATTTGTCTGCTTTGCAGCCTTCTGTTGCAGCAACTTCAAGCTCTTCTAAAGTTTCTGGTTCACATAAGAACAGAGCTAGTCTTCAAGAACTGAAGGGTTCACCAGTAGAATCAGTATCTTCATCTCCTTTGAGAATTACAAACACGGATAAGTTTTCATCAACTAAAAGGAACCCCAAGAGAAAAGACGATCGCAAGAATGCCCGTTCTACACCAAGAAGGTCTTCTTTTGGTGAAAATGATAGGGGCAGCAATCGTTCTGGAATGATAAAGAAAGACGAAGCTTCCAATGGCAAGCATCATGGTCTGGAGTCCTCTGAACTTGCTTACCAGGAGAAAGATGTGCTTGATGTATCAGATCCTACGATTAAAGCAAAGATCACAGGTTCTGATTTTGCTACTCGTCGGGACACTGTTGTAAGGACAGAGAACTCAGACCAAGGCCTAGATAATGAAAGAAGGAAGAGTAGTCAGTTTCATAATAATGGGTCTACCTCAAAGGATGAGATGGTTTCGTTGTCTCAGCGTAAAGAAAAGAATCGTACTGTCAGATCTGATTCTGGCAAACGTAGGTCTAAGGATCCTGATGTCTCAAATGAATCTTCAGATCGAAAATTAGATGAGGGGAAATTGACATCCGGAAGAAACAAGTTTGAGGATAAAGCTGGTGCTGGTTCTGATGGATTACAACAAGGTTCTAAGAAAGATCCTGCTGGGAAATTGTTGAATGAGAATCTCAAAGGAGATCTTCAATCGAAGTTTGGTGATCATGATGGTGCAGAAGTTAAGTTAGATGTTATATCCAGCCTGGATAAAAGACAGGCCGCTCTAATTGATCGAGATGATGGAAAATCGTTCAGGAAACTTGCTTCTGACAAAACTGAGCGAACTGAAGTTTTTGAGAGAGGAAAGGCACACTTAGCATCTCCTTCAACAAGAGGTCAAAATGAGACAGTTCCATTTTCGCAACCAGTTCCTGCATTCAAAAAGGAAGGTGCGGCTAATTCATTGGCAGTGGATACTTTTGAAGGGGAGATGTTGAATACTTCAAGACAGGGTAAAAAATCTGAAAGCCACCCTGGAATACCTAGTAGTATGCGACACTCTACTCCGCCTGCACATAAGGTCCGGGATCCGGATGCTCGCAGCCCTATTCGGAAGGATTCTACAAGTCAAGCTGCTGCAAATGCTATAAAAGAAGCCACGAACCTCAAACACCTGGCAGATCGCCTCAAG AATTCTGGGTCAAGTGAAAGTACAAGTCTCTATTTTCAAGCAACCCTAAAGTTTCTCCATGGAGCATCCTTGCTAGAATCATGCAACGACAGCGCCAAGCACAGTGAAATGAACCAGTCAAGGCAAATTTATAGCAGCACTGCAAAACTGTGCGA GTTTGTTGCCCATGAATATGAGAAATTGAAAGACATGGCTGCTGTCGCACTAGCCTATAAATGCTTGGAGGTCGCGTACATGCGAGTAATTTATTCCTCACATTTCAATGCAAACAGATATAGGAATGAACTACAAACAGCCCTGCAAATTTTTCCTCCGG GTGAGTCCCCTTCCTCTTCTGCCTCGGATGTTGACAATTTGAACAATCCAACAACGGTAGACAAGGCTGCCTTGACGAAAGGTGTTGCTTCTCCCCAAGTTGCTGGAACTCATGTTGTCTCAGCGAGAAACCGTGCTAGCTTCACGAGGCTACTTAACTTT GCACAGGAAGTTACCTTAGCAATGGACGCCTCCAGGAAGTCACGTGTTGCTTTTGCAGCTGCTTATCCTGGACTCAGCGATACACAGTGTAAAGAGCCTGCATTATCTGTAAAGAAGGCCCTTGATTTCAACTTCCAGGATGTTGACGGCTTATTGCGCCTAGTCCGGGTTGCCATGGAAGCTATCAGCCGGTGA
- the LOC104115426 gene encoding cysteine-tryptophan domain-containing zinc finger protein 7 isoform X1 — protein MISVGSRDGRIGLGFDGGMEETELEEGEACCYNIDSTIDPDVSLSYLDEKLHNVLGHFQKDFEGGVSAENLGSRFGGYGSFLPTYQRSPSSSHPRTPPEPNNFNRQISPNNPLPEGGRHTSLGSSCTSLSGRPVASSARSATGPAPRAPPFNGERNSAVPPTRLEDSNSKIKKVKKPRNASDLKTLKVRIKVGTNNLSTQKNAEIYSGLGLDDSPSSSLDGSPVESEGVSHDLQVSPDESPTSILQIMTAHPMHDILLLSPLSTELISLTEKEKLWGQCGYEGKKKASLETSSVLANSTHHANGEASEARKLKIYDKDALAKGKGNDNQNGSALLSKKAIDTDALACEELVSNALKLPLLSNPYPNFLDPPKDAEKTVDSSRSASKGKTTEASFERASKKSLLPVAAIDTNFVEVSGGKVSSSRRSMEIKGTNCNNHSSGNMKKEDNNEEEEADDSSIAGQTKDRNAPNADVVSPLKQSSRQKSSSKNEDVMKLAPEKELFTSGDAMKSKGTRCHNAQSTEVVKDGLVADSSIASKGKKTSSSNILVSKSDSEDMKKNLARDKYKEFFGDVELELEDAETGLEKIHSKEMLKGSDAISKKRLERNSSMKESVNGRKTEKPLASTEHPRLASNEAPHNVCGSNPAAPPGAVAPLVKEDWVCCDKCQIWRLLPLGTNPDSLPKKWVCRMQTWLPGMNRCGISEEETTKALRALYQVPMSGATAPASDKQHSQLEYLGGALSGLTSIDTLHASQDHQKVGLQAVDAGGKKIYGSKGVSSATKEGSLSSNCVKRSHQGTPNSRSSNGTTNSPDDENGHELVGLPNSSIMEKQRHKQKEKRTSLENHSNGGIKSSKMRNISETDLDGSTAKKFKRDDVHYDDDRIGEKPGQSSSTGLSNSGSEKVRDKYKYKNSKADSMKNLSSAKNPENHTLDGSVHKCDSKDSLKKRKRSEHQNSEAQTPRDIVEETCDNDCRKEKKARISRSGGKDSSRSRASGGTDGKGSKKEERVGQDLDSTLSQRSADAADSSKRNLSALQPSVAATSSSSKVSGSHKNRASLQELKGSPVESVSSSPLRITNTDKFSSTKRNPKRKDDRKNARSTPRRSSFGENDRGSNRSGMIKKDEASNGKHHGLESSELAYQEKDVLDVSDPTIKAKITGSDFATRRDTVVRTENSDQGLDNERRKSSQFHNNGSTSKDEMVSLSQRKEKNRTVRSDSGKRRSKDPDVSNESSDRKLDEGKLTSGRNKFEDKAGAGSDGLQQGSKKDPAGKLLNENLKGDLQSKFGDHDGAEVKLDVISSLDKRQAALIDRDDGKSFRKLASDKTERTEVFERGKAHLASPSTRGQNETVPFSQPVPAFKKEGAANSLAVDTFEGEMLNTSRQGKKSESHPGIPSSMRHSTPPAHKVRDPDARSPIRKDSTSQAAANAIKEATNLKHLADRLKNSGSSESTSLYFQATLKFLHGASLLESCNDSAKHSEMNQSRQIYSSTAKLCEFVAHEYEKLKDMAAVALAYKCLEVAYMRVIYSSHFNANRYRNELQTALQIFPPGESPSSSASDVDNLNNPTTVDKAALTKGVASPQVAGTHVVSARNRASFTRLLNFAQEVTLAMDASRKSRVAFAAAYPGLSDTQCKEPALSVKKALDFNFQDVDGLLRLVRVAMEAISR, from the exons ATGATTTCTGTTGGGAGTAGAGATGGAAGGATAGGATTAGGGTTTGATGGTGGAATGGAGGAAACTGAGCTAGAAGAAGGAGAGGCTTGCTGTTACAACATTGATTCAACCATTGACCCTGATGTTTCTCTATCTTACCtt GATGAGAAACTCCACAATGTTTTGGGACATTTTCAAAAGGATTTTGAAGGTGGAGTTTCAGCTGAGAATCTGG GGTCAAGATTTGGCGGGTATGGTTCATTTTTACCTACTTATCAGCGTTCTCCCTCTTCGTCTCATCCAAGGACTCCACCAGAACCCAACAACTTTAACAGACAAATATCACCAAACAATCCGCTCCCTGAG GGTGGTCGCCATACCTCATTAGGATCATCATGCACTTCTCTCTCTGGAAGGCCTGTAGCATCTTCTGCCCGTTCAGCAACAGGACCTGCACCTAGGGCTCCACCATTTAACGGGGAAAGAAATTCTGCCGTACCACCTACTCGGTTGGAAGACTCCAATTCGAAAATTAAAAAAGTGAAAAAGCCAAGAAATGCATCTGACCTGAAAACGCTTAAGGTGCGTATCAAAGTTGGCACCAACAATTTGTCGACCCAAAAGAATGCAGAAATCTACAGTGGGCTTGGGCTTGATGATTCTCCATCATCATCGCTGGATGGTAGCCCTGTGGAGAGTGAAGGGGTATCCCATGACTTACAGGTTTCCCCAGATGAATCCCCTACTAGTATACTGCAG ATTATGACCGCGCATCCAATGCATGATATCTTATTGTTATCCCCCCTCTCAACTGAGTTAATTAGCTTGACTGAAAAAGAAAAGCTTTGGGGACAATGTGGATATGAAGggaagaaaaaggcaagccttgAAACTTCTTCGGTATTAGCAAACAGTACTCATCATGCAAATGGAGAAGCTTCAGAAgcaaggaaattgaaaatttatgaCAAAGATGCCTTGGCAAAGGGCAAAGGCAATGATAATCAAAATGGTAGTGCCTTATTATCAAAGAAGGCGATCGATACTGATGCTCTTGCATGTGAAGAACTTGTTTCGAATGCTTTGAAACTCCCTCTTTTATCTAATCCATACCCTAATTTTCTGGATCCTCCAAAAGATGCAGAGAAGACAGTTGACAGTTCAAGGTCAGCCAGTAAGGGTAAAACAACAGAAGCATCCTTTGAGCGGGCATCCAAGAAATCTTTGCTGCCTGTCGCTGCAATAGACACAAATTTTGTTGAAGTGTCTGGTGGAAAGGTTTCCTCATCTAGGAGAAGTATGGAAATTAAAGGGACAAATTGTAATAATCACAGTTCAGGAAACATGAAGAAAGAAGACAACAATGAAGAGGAAGAAGCTGACGATTCATCCATTGCTGGGCAGACTAAAGACAGGAATGCACCAAATGCAGATGTGGTTAGTCCCCTCAAACAGTCATCTCGTCAGAAAAGCTCCTCCAAAAATGAGGATGTAATGAAACTGGCTCCTGAAAAGGAACTGTTCACATCTGGAGACGCAATGAAATCCAAAGGAACACGATGTCATAATGCCCAAAGCACAGAGGTAGTAAAAGATGGTTTAGTTGCTGATTCTTCCATAGCATCTAAGGGTAAGAAAACCTCTTCTAGCAACATCCTCGTATCCAAAAGTGATTCAGAGGACATGAAAAAGAACCTGGCCAGGGATAAATACAAAGAATTCTTCGGTGATGTAGAACTCGAACTAGAAGATGCTGAAACTGGTTTGGAGAAAATTCATTCAAAGGAAATGCTCAAGGGTTCTGATGCAATCAGTAAGAAGAGACTTGAACGTAATAGCTCAATGAAGGAAAGTGTTAATGGTAGGAAAACTGAGAAGCCGCTTGCTTCCACTGAGCATCCTAGGTTGGCTTCAAATGAGGCTCCTCACAATGTTTGTGGATCCAATCCTGCTGCACCTCCAGGAGCAGTGGCTCCTTTAGTTAAAGAAGATTGGGTATGTTGTGACAAGTGTCAGATTTGGCGTCTACTGCCACTTGGCACAAATCCTGACAGTCTCCCAAAGAAGTGGGTTTGTAGAATGCAAACCTGGCT GCCCGGAATGAACCGTTGTGGTATCAGTGAAGAGGAAACAACGAAGGCTCTAAGAGCCCTTTACCAGGTGCCGATGAGTGGTGCTACTGCCCCTGCTTCTGACAAACAACATAGTCAGCTTGAGTATCTTGGTGGGGCACTCTCGGGGCTAACTTCTATTGATACTTTGCATGCCAGCCAAGACCACCAAAAAGTAGGTTTGCAAGCTGTTGATGCTGGTGGGAAGAAAATCTATGGATCAAAAGGCGTGTCAAGTGCAACCAAAGAAGGTTCACTGTCTTCAAATTGTGTCAAAAGAAGCCATCAGGGGACCCCAAATAGTAGAAGCTCGAATGGTACTACCAATTCTCCTGATGATGAAAATGGGCATGAACTGGTGGGTTTGCCAAATAGCTCAATCATGGAGAAGCAGAGACATAAACAAAAAGAGAAGAGAACATCACTTGAGAACCATTCTAATGGGG GGATCAAAAGTTCGAAGATGAGGAACATTAGCGAGACGGATTTGGATGGTTCGACAGCTAAAAAGTTCAAGAGAGATGATGTACATTATGATGATGACCGCATTGGGGAAAAACCAGGACAGAGCTCAAGCACTGGTTTGTCAAACAGTGGATCAGAAAAGGTCAGGGATAAATATAAATACAAGAACTCAAAGGCGGATTCAATGAAAAACTTGTCTTCAGCAAAAAATCCAGAAAACCATACTCTGGATGGTTCAGTCCATAAATGTGATAGTAAAGACTCCCTTAAGAAGAGAAAACGGAGCGAACACCAGAATTCTGAGGCACAAACTCCCCGAGATATTGTGGAAGAGACATGTGATAACGACTGCaggaaagaaaagaaagcaaGGATCTCCAGGTCTGGGGGGAAAGACTCCAGCAGAAGCAGAGCTAGTGGAGGAACTGATGGAAAAGGTAGTAAGAAGGAAGAGCGAGTCGGACAAGATCTAGATAGCACTCTATCTCAGCGTAGTGCAGATGCTGCAGATTCTTCAAAAAGGAATTTGTCTGCTTTGCAGCCTTCTGTTGCAGCAACTTCAAGCTCTTCTAAAGTTTCTGGTTCACATAAGAACAGAGCTAGTCTTCAAGAACTGAAGGGTTCACCAGTAGAATCAGTATCTTCATCTCCTTTGAGAATTACAAACACGGATAAGTTTTCATCAACTAAAAGGAACCCCAAGAGAAAAGACGATCGCAAGAATGCCCGTTCTACACCAAGAAGGTCTTCTTTTGGTGAAAATGATAGGGGCAGCAATCGTTCTGGAATGATAAAGAAAGACGAAGCTTCCAATGGCAAGCATCATGGTCTGGAGTCCTCTGAACTTGCTTACCAGGAGAAAGATGTGCTTGATGTATCAGATCCTACGATTAAAGCAAAGATCACAGGTTCTGATTTTGCTACTCGTCGGGACACTGTTGTAAGGACAGAGAACTCAGACCAAGGCCTAGATAATGAAAGAAGGAAGAGTAGTCAGTTTCATAATAATGGGTCTACCTCAAAGGATGAGATGGTTTCGTTGTCTCAGCGTAAAGAAAAGAATCGTACTGTCAGATCTGATTCTGGCAAACGTAGGTCTAAGGATCCTGATGTCTCAAATGAATCTTCAGATCGAAAATTAGATGAGGGGAAATTGACATCCGGAAGAAACAAGTTTGAGGATAAAGCTGGTGCTGGTTCTGATGGATTACAACAAGGTTCTAAGAAAGATCCTGCTGGGAAATTGTTGAATGAGAATCTCAAAGGAGATCTTCAATCGAAGTTTGGTGATCATGATGGTGCAGAAGTTAAGTTAGATGTTATATCCAGCCTGGATAAAAGACAGGCCGCTCTAATTGATCGAGATGATGGAAAATCGTTCAGGAAACTTGCTTCTGACAAAACTGAGCGAACTGAAGTTTTTGAGAGAGGAAAGGCACACTTAGCATCTCCTTCAACAAGAGGTCAAAATGAGACAGTTCCATTTTCGCAACCAGTTCCTGCATTCAAAAAGGAAGGTGCGGCTAATTCATTGGCAGTGGATACTTTTGAAGGGGAGATGTTGAATACTTCAAGACAGGGTAAAAAATCTGAAAGCCACCCTGGAATACCTAGTAGTATGCGACACTCTACTCCGCCTGCACATAAGGTCCGGGATCCGGATGCTCGCAGCCCTATTCGGAAGGATTCTACAAGTCAAGCTGCTGCAAATGCTATAAAAGAAGCCACGAACCTCAAACACCTGGCAGATCGCCTCAAG AATTCTGGGTCAAGTGAAAGTACAAGTCTCTATTTTCAAGCAACCCTAAAGTTTCTCCATGGAGCATCCTTGCTAGAATCATGCAACGACAGCGCCAAGCACAGTGAAATGAACCAGTCAAGGCAAATTTATAGCAGCACTGCAAAACTGTGCGA GTTTGTTGCCCATGAATATGAGAAATTGAAAGACATGGCTGCTGTCGCACTAGCCTATAAATGCTTGGAGGTCGCGTACATGCGAGTAATTTATTCCTCACATTTCAATGCAAACAGATATAGGAATGAACTACAAACAGCCCTGCAAATTTTTCCTCCGG GTGAGTCCCCTTCCTCTTCTGCCTCGGATGTTGACAATTTGAACAATCCAACAACGGTAGACAAGGCTGCCTTGACGAAAGGTGTTGCTTCTCCCCAAGTTGCTGGAACTCATGTTGTCTCAGCGAGAAACCGTGCTAGCTTCACGAGGCTACTTAACTTT GCACAGGAAGTTACCTTAGCAATGGACGCCTCCAGGAAGTCACGTGTTGCTTTTGCAGCTGCTTATCCTGGACTCAGCGATACACAGTGTAAAGAGCCTGCATTATCTGTAAAGAAGGCCCTTGATTTCAACTTCCAGGATGTTGACGGCTTATTGCGCCTAGTCCGGGTTGCCATGGAAGCTATCAGCCGGTGA